The Amycolatopsis sp. DG1A-15b genome window below encodes:
- a CDS encoding type VII secretion target: MTGEGYQVHPDELAKHAKAVDQVSRTLGQALSAAEQVTMGVQAYGLICGPLFVPMVLAVSAPGLLALGAAKEAMGSVSEAVDQAAEKYRTAEQAHAKTLTDLGKGLS; encoded by the coding sequence ATGACAGGCGAGGGCTACCAGGTCCACCCGGACGAACTGGCGAAGCACGCGAAAGCCGTGGATCAGGTCTCCCGGACGCTGGGGCAGGCGCTGTCCGCGGCCGAGCAGGTGACCATGGGCGTCCAGGCCTACGGCTTGATCTGCGGTCCGCTCTTCGTGCCGATGGTGCTCGCGGTGAGCGCGCCCGGGCTGCTCGCGCTCGGCGCGGCCAAGGAGGCGATGGGCTCGGTGTCCGAGGCCGTGGACCAGGCCGCGGAGAAGTACCGGACCGCCGAGCAGGCACACGCGAAGACCCTGACCGACCTCGGCAAGGGGCTGTCGTGA
- a CDS encoding YbaB/EbfC family nucleoid-associated protein codes for MASLPDQAPLAGLGHLQDSAGPAWSGSGNGKPDIPSIREKSLALFGVIHAVRATRPEPGGLLVASNDRSEQGAAMSGPFSDATGDPAAQVDRWVAQAKEKAQRYQAMQAAVGQVSVTESGRDGMVTVTVDSAGNVTDLQITDRVRELSGTQVATAVLTTLRRAQARLPDRLAEVMAGTIGDDQQTVDTIVGNYRAKFPEPEPEEPEPAAENVRRLGAIEENPAEPKSPRPVRRPPDDDGGGGGEDFGGSFMVRE; via the coding sequence TTGGCGAGCCTTCCTGACCAGGCACCTCTAGCTGGCCTCGGTCACCTCCAGGACTCCGCCGGTCCCGCATGGAGTGGCTCGGGGAATGGGAAACCAGACATTCCGTCGATCCGGGAAAAATCGCTTGCCCTGTTCGGGGTAATTCACGCCGTCCGGGCCACGCGGCCGGAACCCGGTGGTTTGCTCGTCGCGTCGAACGACCGGAGCGAACAGGGGGCGGCGATGAGTGGTCCGTTTTCGGACGCGACGGGCGATCCGGCCGCGCAGGTGGATCGCTGGGTGGCGCAGGCGAAGGAGAAGGCGCAGCGCTACCAGGCCATGCAGGCGGCGGTCGGCCAGGTGTCGGTGACCGAGTCGGGCCGGGACGGCATGGTCACCGTGACTGTGGATTCCGCCGGGAACGTGACCGATCTGCAGATCACCGACCGGGTCCGGGAACTGTCCGGCACGCAGGTGGCCACCGCCGTGCTGACCACCTTGCGCCGCGCCCAGGCGCGGTTGCCGGACCGGCTGGCCGAAGTCATGGCGGGCACGATCGGGGATGACCAGCAGACGGTGGACACGATCGTGGGCAATTACCGGGCGAAATTCCCGGAACCGGAACCGGAGGAACCGGAACCGGCAGCGGAAAACGTGCGGCGCCTCGGCGCGATCGAGGAGAACCCGGCCGAACCGAAGTCACCGCGCCCGGTCCGCCGCCCGCCGGACGACGACGGCGGCGGCGGCGGCGAAGACTTCGGCGGATCGTTCATGGTGCGCGAGTGA
- a CDS encoding DUF397 domain-containing protein: protein MAEPFGQQPTETGTRCLVWVKSSASNSQGTTNDCVEVAATSHGILVRDSKDPGVHLPLTHSTWRAFLTRHL from the coding sequence GTGGCCGAGCCGTTCGGGCAGCAACCCACCGAAACCGGCACCCGATGCCTGGTGTGGGTCAAGAGTTCGGCCAGCAACAGTCAAGGCACCACGAACGACTGCGTCGAAGTGGCCGCGACGTCGCACGGCATCCTGGTGCGAGACTCGAAAGACCCCGGCGTCCACCTGCCGCTCACGCACAGCACTTGGCGAGCCTTCCTGACCAGGCACCTCTAG
- a CDS encoding MDR family MFS transporter → MTTPAATRGVGFRSERGPVLIAVMLSTALVALDSTIIATAVPSVVRDLGGFAQFPWLFSIYLLTQAVTVPLYGKFADVLGRRPVMFFGIAAFLVGSVLCGAAWSMPVLIAARAVQGIGAGAIQPMSMTIIGDLYTVEERARVQGYVASVWGVASVVGPTLGGVFAEYLDWRWIFFINLPLGAIAALMLFRGFAERVERKPHKVDYLGATLLTIGCSLIILGLLEGGVAWAWGSLPSVGTFVAGALLLVAFVLAEKRAAEPVLPLWVFTRRVLVGGNLVAVVVGAVLMGLTSYLPTYAQGVLGAGALVAGFAVAALTVGWPISASLAGKIYLRIGFRDTALIGSVFIIAGGVLVALLGAGSSLWAAAFAAFVLGVGLGLAASPTLVAIQSVVGWDRRGVVTATNLFSRSLGSAVGAAAFGAIANATLASRFANPPAGVGQLPPSVDATSLVLGGHADDSPAAVFVRGALADATHYVFLGLLAVAVLSVGALLLMPRKTEQLEF, encoded by the coding sequence ATGACGACACCCGCCGCCACGAGGGGGGTCGGCTTCCGGTCCGAACGCGGCCCGGTGCTGATCGCGGTCATGCTCAGCACGGCGCTGGTCGCGCTGGACAGCACGATCATCGCGACCGCCGTCCCGTCGGTGGTGCGCGACCTCGGCGGCTTCGCGCAGTTCCCGTGGCTGTTCTCGATCTACCTGCTCACCCAGGCCGTGACGGTGCCGCTGTACGGCAAGTTCGCCGACGTCCTCGGCCGACGGCCGGTGATGTTCTTCGGGATCGCGGCGTTCCTGGTCGGCTCGGTGCTCTGCGGTGCGGCGTGGAGCATGCCGGTGCTGATCGCCGCCCGGGCGGTCCAGGGCATCGGCGCGGGGGCGATCCAGCCGATGTCGATGACGATCATCGGCGACCTGTACACGGTGGAGGAACGCGCGCGGGTGCAGGGCTACGTGGCCAGTGTCTGGGGCGTGGCTTCGGTGGTCGGCCCGACGCTCGGCGGCGTGTTCGCCGAGTACCTGGACTGGCGCTGGATCTTCTTCATCAACCTGCCGCTGGGCGCGATCGCGGCGCTGATGCTGTTCCGCGGCTTCGCCGAGCGCGTGGAACGCAAGCCGCACAAGGTCGACTACCTGGGCGCGACCCTGCTCACCATCGGCTGTTCCCTGATCATCCTCGGCCTGCTCGAAGGCGGCGTCGCGTGGGCATGGGGGTCGCTGCCGAGCGTGGGGACCTTCGTCGCGGGCGCGCTGCTGCTGGTGGCGTTCGTGCTGGCGGAGAAGCGCGCGGCCGAACCGGTGCTGCCGCTGTGGGTGTTCACCCGGCGGGTCCTGGTGGGCGGCAACCTGGTGGCGGTGGTGGTCGGCGCGGTCCTGATGGGCCTGACGTCGTACCTGCCGACGTACGCGCAGGGTGTGCTGGGCGCGGGCGCGCTGGTGGCGGGCTTCGCGGTGGCGGCGTTGACGGTGGGCTGGCCGATTTCGGCGTCCCTGGCGGGCAAGATCTACCTGCGCATCGGCTTCCGCGACACGGCGCTGATCGGCAGCGTGTTCATCATCGCCGGCGGCGTGCTGGTGGCGCTGCTGGGCGCGGGTTCGTCACTGTGGGCGGCGGCGTTCGCGGCGTTCGTCCTCGGGGTGGGCCTGGGGCTGGCGGCGAGCCCGACGTTGGTGGCGATCCAGTCGGTGGTGGGCTGGGACCGCCGCGGAGTGGTGACGGCGACCAACCTGTTCAGCCGGTCGCTGGGCAGCGCGGTGGGAGCGGCGGCGTTCGGGGCGATCGCCAACGCGACGCTGGCGTCCCGGTTCGCGAACCCGCCGGCGGGGGTGGGTCAGCTGCCGCCATCGGTCGACGCGACGAGCCTGGTGCTGGGTGGCCACGCGGACGATTCACCGGCCGCGGTGTTCGTGCGCGGCGCATTGGCGGATGCCACGCACTACGTGTTTCTGGGGTTGTTGGCGGTGGCCGTCCTGTCGGTGGGGGCGTTGTTGCTGATGCCGCGGAAGACGGAGCAGCTGGAGTTCTAG
- a CDS encoding DUF1015 family protein, whose product MSDWIRPIGRGWVVRDAVPGPDVDEFAEPERVIEALAAPGAADSLLAVQHPARTPAALARGLGLTAAVPIARAVLERLRKRSYRPVRDVVAPYRIEGPDGVALGLLCLVDPAAVTDDGAARVRHTEDVYPDVVAERAAVLAGLGCATSAALLVPAGGGAELTEQVEQACAGLGLPDLSTSDAAGRRHDLWVVPEGPLQSRLLAVVAGTDLLVADGNHRVAAAAAAGHGALLALVTAGPALEIGAIHRVLTGTGFGPEDLVSRWCEAGLDVRYDEHAVPVTGEVVVRAGAAVLRIPLPAADGPGPVIDHEIVEQVLFARALGVDPDGPCVRPLPAGRPLPPDADAVVLLAPVSYADVLAVHAAGRRMPRKATYFTPKPRSGLVLTEL is encoded by the coding sequence ATGAGCGACTGGATCCGGCCGATCGGGCGGGGCTGGGTGGTCCGCGACGCGGTCCCCGGCCCCGACGTCGACGAGTTCGCCGAGCCCGAGCGCGTGATCGAGGCGCTGGCCGCGCCCGGTGCCGCCGACAGCCTGCTGGCCGTGCAGCACCCCGCCCGCACGCCCGCGGCGCTGGCCCGCGGGCTCGGCCTGACCGCCGCGGTCCCCATCGCCCGCGCCGTGCTGGAACGGCTCCGCAAGCGGTCCTACCGGCCGGTCCGCGACGTCGTCGCGCCCTACCGGATCGAAGGGCCGGACGGGGTGGCGCTCGGCCTGCTCTGCCTGGTCGACCCGGCGGCGGTGACCGACGACGGCGCCGCGCGCGTCCGCCACACCGAGGACGTCTACCCCGATGTCGTCGCCGAACGGGCCGCGGTGCTCGCCGGGCTGGGCTGCGCGACCAGCGCGGCGCTGCTCGTCCCGGCCGGCGGCGGAGCGGAGCTGACCGAGCAGGTCGAACAGGCCTGCGCCGGCCTCGGCCTGCCCGACCTGTCCACTTCGGACGCGGCGGGGCGGCGGCACGACCTGTGGGTGGTGCCCGAAGGGCCGCTGCAGAGCCGGCTGCTGGCCGTGGTCGCCGGCACGGACCTGCTGGTCGCCGACGGCAACCACCGCGTGGCCGCCGCGGCGGCGGCCGGCCACGGCGCGCTGCTCGCCCTGGTCACCGCGGGACCGGCGCTGGAGATCGGCGCGATCCACCGCGTCCTCACCGGCACCGGTTTCGGCCCCGAAGACCTGGTGTCCCGCTGGTGCGAGGCCGGCCTGGACGTCCGCTACGACGAGCACGCCGTGCCGGTCACCGGCGAGGTCGTGGTGCGCGCCGGCGCGGCCGTGCTGCGGATCCCGCTCCCGGCCGCGGACGGACCCGGGCCCGTGATCGACCACGAGATCGTCGAGCAGGTCCTGTTCGCCCGCGCGCTCGGCGTCGATCCCGACGGGCCGTGCGTCCGCCCGCTCCCGGCCGGCCGGCCGCTGCCACCGGACGCCGACGCGGTGGTGCTGCTGGCCCCGGTGAGCTACGCCGACGTCCTCGCGGTGCACGCGGCCGGCCGCCGGATGCCGCGGAAGGCCACGTACTTCACGCCGAAGCCGCGCAGCGGGCTCGTGCTGACAGAGCTCTAG
- a CDS encoding squalene cyclase, whose protein sequence is MELLARLRDTDPALRWQVERDLAGEPPAVWEATRARIASEGFGARLLAAQDPDGRWAGGAFFPAGHHGDEDQPWTATTWTLNALREWGLDAAVLRGTAELLDRHCRWEYDDLPYWGGEVDCCINAWTLANGVWLGADVAGIAQWFVEHRMPDGGWNCAWVEGSTRSSVHSTLNALKGLLAFETATGGTPASRAARLAGEEYLLERRLFRRLSTGEPIGPWVTEFGYPFRWRYDVLNAASYFRDAGRPDERLAEAIALVRAARQADGTWLQQRTDSGRVWFAVDVPAGQPSKWLTLFATRVLNWWDAR, encoded by the coding sequence ATGGAGCTGCTCGCCCGGCTGCGTGACACCGACCCGGCCCTGCGCTGGCAGGTGGAGCGCGACCTGGCGGGCGAGCCACCGGCGGTCTGGGAAGCGACGCGGGCGCGGATCGCGTCGGAGGGCTTCGGTGCCCGCCTGCTGGCGGCGCAGGACCCCGACGGCCGTTGGGCGGGCGGCGCGTTCTTCCCCGCCGGCCACCACGGCGACGAGGACCAGCCGTGGACGGCGACGACGTGGACGTTGAACGCCCTCCGGGAATGGGGCCTCGACGCCGCCGTCCTGCGCGGCACGGCCGAACTGCTCGACCGGCACTGCCGCTGGGAGTACGACGACCTGCCGTACTGGGGCGGTGAAGTCGACTGCTGCATCAACGCCTGGACCCTCGCCAACGGGGTGTGGCTCGGCGCGGACGTCGCCGGGATCGCCCAGTGGTTCGTCGAGCACCGGATGCCCGATGGCGGCTGGAACTGCGCGTGGGTCGAAGGATCGACGCGCTCGTCCGTCCACTCGACGCTCAACGCGCTCAAGGGCCTGCTCGCGTTCGAAACCGCGACGGGCGGGACTCCGGCGTCGCGGGCGGCACGCCTCGCGGGCGAGGAATACCTGCTGGAGCGCAGGCTCTTCCGCCGCCTGTCCACGGGTGAGCCGATCGGACCGTGGGTGACGGAGTTCGGCTACCCCTTCCGCTGGCGCTACGACGTGCTCAACGCGGCGTCCTACTTCCGCGACGCGGGCCGACCTGACGAGCGGCTGGCCGAGGCGATCGCCCTGGTCCGCGCGGCCCGGCAGGCCGACGGGACGTGGCTGCAGCAGCGGACCGATTCCGGCCGGGTGTGGTTCGCGGTGGACGTCCCGGCCGGGCAGCCGTCGAAGTGGCTGACGCTGTTCGCCACCCGGGTCCTGAACTGGTGGGACGCCCGCTAG
- a CDS encoding DinB family protein produces the protein MTTERPAPPLTGGEREMLRTFLDFHRATLAMKCDGLSDEDLRRASSPPSTLSLLGLVRHMAEVERTWFRRVINAEDIPLVWSDEGDYQAAYDASSSTRSEAFDVWQAEVEQSRKIEEAAESLDVTGHQPRWGEDVSLRLVMLHMIHEYARHNGHADFLREAIDGVTGA, from the coding sequence GTGACCACCGAACGCCCAGCACCGCCCCTGACCGGGGGCGAGCGCGAAATGCTCCGCACCTTCCTCGACTTCCACCGCGCCACCCTCGCGATGAAGTGCGACGGACTGTCCGACGAGGACCTCCGCCGGGCGTCGAGCCCGCCGTCGACGCTGTCGCTGCTCGGCCTGGTCCGGCACATGGCCGAGGTCGAGCGCACCTGGTTCCGGCGGGTGATCAACGCCGAGGACATCCCGCTGGTGTGGTCGGACGAGGGCGACTACCAGGCCGCTTACGACGCGAGTTCCTCGACGCGCTCCGAAGCCTTCGATGTGTGGCAAGCCGAGGTCGAACAGTCGCGCAAGATCGAAGAAGCGGCCGAGTCGCTGGACGTCACCGGCCACCAGCCACGCTGGGGCGAAGACGTCTCGCTGCGGCTGGTGATGCTGCACATGATCCACGAGTACGCCCGGCACAACGGCCACGCGGACTTCCTGCGCGAGGCCATCGACGGCGTCACGGGAGCCTGA
- a CDS encoding ATP-dependent DNA ligase, whose translation MDLPVMPPVRPMLAKAVHEVPRDAGLLYEPKWDGFRCVVFRDGDEIELGSRNDRPLTRYFPELVELLAAALPPRCVVDGEIVLVTPAGLDFEVLQLRLHPAASRVRKLAEETPASFIAFDLLALGDNDLTEQPFRERRKQLESVLATNAEGLQRVHLTPLSDDPAQAEDWFTRFEGAGFDGVMAKPGDLPYEQDKRVMLKVKHERTADCVVTGFRWHKDGVGVGSLLLGLFDDEGVLHHVGVASSFTKARRAELVEELAPLRENALENHPWRSWAEYEPEPGRQPGANSRWAPQKDLSWEPLRPEWVAEVRYEHLQGGRFRHGGRLVRFRPDRTPESCTYAQLDEAPPAELAKLFGEAR comes from the coding sequence GTGGACTTGCCCGTGATGCCGCCCGTGCGGCCGATGCTCGCGAAAGCCGTGCACGAGGTGCCTCGTGACGCGGGGCTGCTGTACGAGCCCAAGTGGGACGGCTTCCGCTGCGTCGTGTTCCGCGACGGCGACGAGATCGAGCTCGGCTCCCGCAACGACCGCCCGCTCACCCGCTACTTCCCGGAGCTGGTGGAGCTGCTGGCCGCCGCGCTGCCGCCCCGCTGCGTCGTGGACGGCGAGATCGTGCTGGTCACGCCGGCCGGGCTCGACTTCGAGGTGCTGCAGCTGCGGCTGCACCCGGCGGCTTCGCGCGTGCGCAAGCTCGCCGAGGAGACGCCGGCCAGCTTCATCGCCTTCGACCTGCTCGCCCTGGGCGACAACGACCTCACCGAGCAGCCGTTCCGCGAGCGGCGCAAGCAGCTCGAAAGCGTGCTCGCCACGAACGCCGAAGGGCTGCAGCGCGTCCACCTGACCCCGCTGAGCGACGATCCGGCGCAGGCGGAGGACTGGTTCACCCGGTTCGAGGGCGCGGGCTTCGACGGCGTCATGGCCAAGCCCGGCGACCTGCCGTACGAGCAGGACAAGCGCGTCATGCTGAAGGTCAAGCACGAGCGCACGGCCGACTGCGTCGTCACCGGCTTCCGCTGGCACAAGGACGGCGTCGGCGTCGGCTCGCTGCTGCTCGGGCTGTTCGACGACGAGGGCGTCCTCCACCACGTCGGGGTGGCCAGCAGTTTCACCAAGGCCCGGCGGGCCGAGCTGGTCGAGGAGCTGGCGCCGCTGCGCGAAAACGCGCTCGAGAACCACCCGTGGCGGTCCTGGGCCGAATATGAGCCCGAGCCGGGGCGGCAACCCGGCGCGAACAGCCGGTGGGCCCCGCAGAAGGACCTCTCGTGGGAGCCGCTGCGCCCGGAGTGGGTGGCGGAGGTCCGCTACGAGCACCTGCAGGGCGGCCGGTTCCGCCACGGCGGGCGGCTGGTCCGCTTCCGGCCTGACCGCACGCCGGAGTCCTGCACGTACGCCCAGCTCGACGAGGCACCACCCGCCGAGCTCGCGAAGCTGTTCGGGGAGGCGCGATGA
- the ligD gene encoding non-homologous end-joining DNA ligase → MSAAVLLDVDGVEVKISSPDKVYFPERGETKLDLVEYYRAVSGPLLARLGGRPLLLERYPDGAGGKNWFQKRVPQGAPPWLTTTVVSTPNGTTSDALVAKDLAHILWAVNLGCLGFHVWPYLADTPEVTDELRVDLDPSPGIGFDELREAAVLTREFLAEHGIEGHLKTSGSRGLHLYVMLEPRWDGFQVRAAAVALARALERRHPEKITAQWWKEERGTRVFVDFNQNAPHKTVFGTWCVRPRVGGQVSTPIGWDELDTVEPGALTLSTVPARVAERGDPWAGAGERPQSIEPLLAMSERDMADGLMDAPWPPVYPKMPNEPPRVAPSRAKKA, encoded by the coding sequence ATGAGCGCGGCGGTCCTGCTGGACGTCGACGGCGTCGAGGTCAAGATCAGCAGCCCGGACAAGGTCTACTTCCCGGAACGCGGCGAGACGAAGCTCGACCTCGTCGAGTACTACCGGGCGGTGTCCGGGCCGCTGCTGGCCCGGCTCGGCGGGCGTCCGCTGCTGCTGGAGCGCTACCCGGACGGCGCCGGCGGCAAGAACTGGTTCCAGAAGCGCGTCCCCCAGGGCGCGCCGCCGTGGCTGACCACCACGGTCGTCTCGACGCCGAACGGCACGACCAGTGACGCGCTGGTGGCCAAGGACCTCGCCCACATCCTCTGGGCGGTAAACCTCGGCTGCCTCGGCTTCCACGTCTGGCCCTACCTCGCCGACACGCCCGAGGTCACCGACGAACTGCGCGTCGACCTCGATCCGTCGCCCGGCATCGGCTTCGACGAGCTGCGCGAAGCCGCGGTGCTGACCCGGGAGTTCCTGGCCGAGCACGGCATCGAGGGCCACCTGAAGACGTCGGGTTCGCGCGGGCTGCACCTGTACGTGATGCTCGAGCCGCGCTGGGACGGCTTCCAGGTGCGGGCGGCCGCGGTCGCGCTGGCGCGGGCTCTCGAACGCCGGCACCCGGAGAAGATCACCGCGCAGTGGTGGAAGGAAGAACGCGGCACGCGCGTGTTCGTCGACTTCAACCAGAACGCCCCGCACAAGACCGTGTTCGGCACCTGGTGCGTGCGGCCGCGGGTCGGCGGCCAGGTGTCCACCCCGATCGGCTGGGACGAGCTGGACACCGTCGAACCCGGCGCGCTGACGCTGAGCACGGTGCCCGCGCGCGTGGCCGAGCGCGGCGATCCGTGGGCCGGCGCGGGGGAGCGGCCGCAGTCGATCGAGCCGCTGCTGGCGATGTCCGAACGCGACATGGCGGACGGGCTGATGGACGCGCCGTGGCCGCCGGTGTACCCGAAGATGCCCAACGAGCCACCGCGGGTGGCGCCGAGCCGCGCGAAGAAGGCGTGA
- a CDS encoding MFS transporter encodes MGTQTKTDSWGATAALGAVVIALCYGFARYAFGPFVPRFSETFGLTTVGVGVLGGLSTAGYGLGLLLAPGTSARSARGTVLLAAAAATLGLGLMAFAPHVAVFGAGIAVAGAGAGLVSPGVAQLIGETAGARTRDRAQTWANTGTGLGLAASAFTPLLAFGWPVIWSAFAALGVAVTLIAWRTLPRSPGPADAPVTGPVDGVVPLVVNSVLIGVTSAPYWTFSSSRLADAGLSPVAATWCWAAIGVAGLLGGLAGRAAGRVGLRTVNLVTWTLAATGIALLALPDPGVPVALLSGALFGSTYMALTGLCILWAARLFPARAARGITWSFAGLGVGQTVASPLAGAAAAGLGSAAVFGLTALVALTAWSQLHRRLGPP; translated from the coding sequence GTGGGGACGCAGACGAAGACGGACAGCTGGGGGGCCACGGCCGCGCTCGGGGCGGTCGTGATCGCCCTCTGCTACGGCTTCGCGCGCTACGCGTTCGGGCCGTTCGTGCCGCGGTTCAGCGAGACGTTCGGGCTCACGACGGTCGGCGTCGGCGTGCTCGGCGGCCTGTCCACCGCGGGGTACGGCCTCGGGTTGCTGCTCGCCCCGGGAACGTCCGCGCGGTCGGCGCGCGGCACCGTGCTGCTGGCCGCGGCGGCGGCGACGCTCGGGCTCGGCCTCATGGCCTTCGCGCCGCACGTCGCGGTGTTCGGCGCCGGGATCGCCGTCGCGGGGGCCGGCGCGGGCCTCGTCTCGCCGGGTGTCGCCCAGCTGATCGGCGAAACGGCCGGGGCACGCACCCGCGACCGGGCGCAGACCTGGGCCAACACCGGAACCGGTCTGGGTCTGGCCGCGTCGGCGTTCACTCCCCTGCTCGCGTTCGGCTGGCCGGTGATCTGGTCGGCGTTCGCCGCCCTCGGCGTGGCCGTGACGCTGATCGCGTGGCGGACGTTGCCGCGGTCACCCGGGCCCGCCGACGCCCCGGTGACCGGTCCCGTCGACGGCGTGGTCCCGCTCGTGGTCAACTCCGTCCTCATCGGCGTGACGAGCGCGCCGTACTGGACGTTTTCCAGCTCCCGGCTCGCCGACGCCGGGCTGAGCCCGGTGGCCGCGACCTGGTGCTGGGCCGCGATCGGCGTGGCCGGGCTGCTGGGCGGCCTGGCGGGCCGGGCCGCCGGGCGCGTGGGCCTGCGAACGGTCAACCTCGTGACGTGGACACTGGCGGCGACGGGCATCGCGCTCCTCGCGCTGCCGGACCCGGGCGTGCCCGTCGCCCTGCTTTCCGGCGCGCTGTTCGGCAGCACCTACATGGCGCTGACCGGGCTGTGCATCCTCTGGGCGGCCCGCCTGTTCCCGGCGCGGGCCGCCCGGGGCATCACGTGGTCGTTCGCCGGGCTCGGCGTCGGCCAGACCGTCGCCTCACCGCTGGCCGGCGCGGCGGCCGCGGGCCTCGGGTCCGCGGCGGTGTTCGGGCTGACCGCCCTGGTGGCGCTCACCGCGTGGAGCCAGCTCCACCGGCGCCTCGGGCCGCCCTGA
- a CDS encoding TetR/AcrR family transcriptional regulator — MARTRPGDAGAKVLKAASTLFYRDGIHAVGVDTVAAEAGVTKAALYGNFGSKSGLVVAYLRERDRRWQEEVDRITAAHADPRERVLAVFGAYEAWLARDGYRGCAFLNATSEFPDPADPVREVVRHHKTALHGYLRAQLRRADPERADGLADELMLLLEGAAVTSVVAEGPQPFETAKRLARALTA, encoded by the coding sequence GTGGCACGGACCCGTCCCGGTGATGCGGGCGCGAAGGTGCTCAAGGCCGCGTCGACGCTGTTCTACCGCGACGGCATCCACGCCGTCGGGGTCGACACGGTGGCGGCCGAAGCCGGGGTGACGAAGGCGGCCCTCTACGGCAACTTCGGCTCCAAGAGCGGACTCGTCGTCGCCTACCTGCGGGAGCGTGACCGGCGGTGGCAGGAAGAGGTCGACCGGATCACCGCCGCGCACGCCGATCCGCGGGAGCGGGTGCTGGCGGTGTTCGGCGCCTACGAGGCCTGGTTGGCGCGCGACGGCTACCGCGGCTGCGCCTTCCTGAACGCGACTTCGGAGTTCCCCGACCCCGCCGACCCGGTCCGCGAAGTGGTCCGCCACCACAAGACCGCGTTGCACGGCTACCTGCGGGCGCAGCTCCGGCGCGCCGACCCGGAGCGCGCCGACGGCCTGGCCGACGAGCTGATGCTCCTGCTGGAGGGGGCCGCGGTCACGTCGGTGGTCGCCGAGGGCCCGCAGCCGTTCGAGACCGCGAAGCGGCTCGCACGGGCGTTGACCGCCTAG
- a CDS encoding GTP-binding protein, with protein MTTRRIPVVLVAGFLGAGKTTLLNHLLANREGARVGVVVNDFGRVNVDALAVAGQVDTMVSLGNGCLCCAVDASGLDAMLAKLSSAEAGIDVIVVEASGIAEPRDLIRLMIASENPDIRYGGLAEVVDAAEFEAARERHPELADHLRLADLVVLNKADRVPAEALAKLTSTVEELAPGRPLLVTEHGRVDPRLFFDPEPRGERAGQLSFDDLREDDHDHAQHLHAEYQTVTFTAETPLAPRAFVEFLERRPAGLYRMKGQADFGPIGQKSRFRLHTVGGFVQLERSAWPPGEPRRTELVLIGAGIDTGAVLADLDRCLAEDPDTVDERGLLHVLRYLPDEA; from the coding sequence GTGACGACCAGGCGCATCCCCGTGGTCCTCGTCGCCGGGTTCCTCGGCGCGGGCAAGACGACGCTGCTCAACCACCTGCTCGCCAACCGCGAAGGCGCCCGGGTCGGTGTCGTGGTCAACGACTTCGGCCGGGTGAACGTCGACGCACTTGCCGTCGCGGGCCAGGTCGACACGATGGTCTCCCTCGGCAACGGCTGCCTGTGCTGCGCGGTCGACGCGAGCGGCTTGGACGCGATGCTCGCGAAGCTGTCGAGCGCCGAAGCGGGCATCGACGTCATCGTCGTCGAAGCCAGCGGCATCGCCGAACCCCGCGACCTCATCCGGTTGATGATCGCCAGCGAAAACCCGGACATCCGCTACGGCGGGCTGGCCGAGGTCGTCGACGCCGCCGAGTTCGAGGCGGCCCGCGAGCGCCACCCCGAACTGGCCGACCACCTGCGGCTGGCCGACCTCGTGGTGCTCAACAAGGCCGACCGGGTGCCCGCCGAGGCGCTCGCGAAGCTCACCTCGACCGTCGAAGAGCTGGCGCCGGGCCGCCCGCTGCTCGTCACCGAGCACGGCCGGGTCGACCCGCGGCTGTTCTTCGACCCGGAACCCCGCGGCGAGCGGGCCGGCCAGCTGTCGTTCGACGACCTGCGCGAGGACGACCACGACCACGCGCAGCACCTGCACGCCGAGTACCAGACGGTCACGTTCACCGCCGAAACGCCGCTCGCGCCGCGCGCCTTCGTCGAGTTCCTGGAGCGGCGGCCGGCCGGGCTCTACCGGATGAAGGGCCAGGCCGATTTCGGCCCCATCGGCCAGAAATCGCGCTTCCGCCTGCACACCGTCGGCGGCTTCGTGCAGCTGGAACGGTCCGCCTGGCCGCCGGGCGAGCCGCGGCGGACCGAGCTGGTGCTGATCGGCGCCGGCATCGACACCGGCGCCGTTCTCGCCGACCTGGACCGCTGCCTGGCCGAGGATCCGGACACCGTGGACGAGCGCGGCCTGCTGCACGTCCTGCGCTACCTGCCCGACGAGGCCTGA